In Cucurbita pepo subsp. pepo cultivar mu-cu-16 chromosome LG10, ASM280686v2, whole genome shotgun sequence, the DNA window TCATTACAAGTGTTGTACTAAGAAATGCATCATCCAAGCTACAATTGCATGAAGAGGAAGATACTTATACCGTCATCTACATGTTCCTTAAAGGATAACGGCATCGAGTTGCTAGccaaagaagatgaagaacgaAACTATATAGCTAACttttaaacttataaaaagaaatcaatgtaTAATTAAGTTATTTAGGATGAGCtaattaaaattcttatttttaaaattaaaaaatttatttgcctCAACTTTATCtcacaaatatattataattgagTTAATCTTCCATTGGAcattaattttgagttaatCTTCAATTAGACattaaatttatctaaaattatgtttaaaaataataaatataaaaacaaaacattagtATATAAAAGTAATGACATTAACCGAAAAAAAAAANGGAAAGAGTTTCAGTGGGGCCCAGTAGTTGAATGAAATGGCAGTGGGACCCACACATGATGGCATGGCACGCTCCAATTGGGGGGTGACTAATTAATAAACAACGTAAAAGAAGGTAGGTGATTTAAACATTCCATTAAATCATGTGCAGTGCATGAATTCTTTTGGGcgataaattaaataaattttcaactaacgaaaagtttcaaacaacattaattaaatgagCCACATGAAAaacagattaaaaaaaagaaaaaagaaaaaaaaacctatattcatatttttatattttattcccaaaattcattttttaaaaatatttttattttaattatgaatttttcaagtacttttattccatttataaacttttattaaataaaaaataattttagtataaAGGGTATATTTCATAtcttatcaaaatttaatttatttgtttcatatttaaattattactaCTAACCATATTCAAACATATAATTACTTCGGTGAAACCCTAATCGAACATATcgtaaatattatatatatatatatatattatagagaGGGAAGTGGTTCGAGCattgaagaaaagagaggGAGTTATAATGTAATGGAAGGGGAAGAACATAAATGCAAGAGTAATTGAGGGGGTTGGGAATAATGAAACCAAGCCAAGGATATAAAGGGTATTACGTCAATATGATCAAATCCaaatttaattccatttttactatttttgtCCAACTATTTTTTTGGGCCAGATGTGACATTGAAATTACTGATAATTGGTTCTCCTTGTTGAGACCGTGCAATAGTTGATCGGACATTTAAGAGTAAAATATTGTTTGGGTGTAGGTTACAACGACGATACCAAATGAGACAAACTCTAAATTCTAGATATGGTaatctcaaaataatttagggaatgatcatgagtttataattaaggaatactatcttcattggtataaGGCGAAAGTCCAAAACAAAGTGAGGAGAGTTGTGTTCCTCTAGCATGATATAAGGTattatgtcaatagaatcctcaaattaaattaattttttttgtttggaattaaattaaaaatttaagtcaTTTATCAacttaattatatttagattaataaataCCGAATGAAGTTTTGCATTATGGTAATAAGAAATCTATTAATAAAGattttaataatcattttgttaataaataaacgatTTATGAagattaattgaattataggaactaattaaaaactaatattaaaaaaattaactggttattaatccaaatttttaattagatttaatgaaaatgtatataaatgttcctttaaaaaaaatttaacgcCAACTCAAGTGTTTTCTCCGATTCGAGGCGATGTCCGACTCTGAATTCCCGCCGCCGTTGCCGGTTCAGTTCACAGTATCTCGATTCGTTTAGTTTTACAATCTGGAGTCTAAGTTTGAGTTGAACCATTCATCATATAAGACTTCCCGCAGGTTTCTATGGATTTCGAATTTCCTGGCAGATTCTAATATTCGGCGAACTCAACTGGAGATCAGGTACACGTTTTAATAGCTAATTTTGACTGGATCAAGTTGATCCAGGTTGGAGTTACGCTCGCTGATTAGGAAGGTAATCTTCCGGATTTGGGCACGGACATGTAGTTTAATTTTAGGGATTTACTAAATTATGTGAGGGTGTTCTTGGTGCCTATGGTTTCTCGATGAGATTCTTCCCCGATTAGCACGGCGGCGTTAACAGGGTTTGACTAAATTCTTAATGTGAAGCGTGAAATCGGGAGGAGTTATATGGTCGTCTCAGATAGCTTGGTGACCTTGAGTGCGAAGTTGAGGGAAGTGTACTTTAACAATACTAATCTTGATAAGTATGCTGGTATTTTGTATTGTTTAGAGCATTTGTCTACAgctagaaaattttcattttaacagTACATATCTTCCTGAGCGATGACTTGTACGCATCATTCCTATCAATTCCATTTTAGTTATGAACTCACGACTGTCTTCCTGAGCGACAATTTGCATTCAGTTGgctaatatttatgtttttcaacCACCCAGTTGCTCCTAAATCTGTCGaaatataaatgtttgaaGGGTATTGATCATTGATAGGGTAATGGAGGTTGTGAGATTATAGGTAATATCGAGGCATGGATTTAATGTGGCATAGCTAGGGCAGTGGAGTTGTACCCTGGTTTTAACGgttgcaattttttttctcttttgagttAGAAGATGATATGTGGGGTGATTAAGACGAGGAAAACATTTGGGGCGTTGGATTACAGCACCCTAAATTCTGAAAACTGACCTAATGCATCACAAGGCTGGTGGCCAAGTATAGTGATAGGCGGAGAATCACAAAAGTTTTCAAGTGTAGGCATGTGAAGACGGGGGCGGGCGTGAAGGGTAGTTTGCTTTGTAGAGCAGggcctttaattttttttggtagtTAGAATGAGGGTTACGTAAGGGAGGGCTGTTATAGAGGGAGCGTTTGTGAGACGAGGGTATCTTTTTTCTGCATTTTTTGGCTTGGACATTCTCTTTAGTGAATCTGGGAGAGGTGGGAAACTCCCAAATTTCTCCTTTGTTCCTTGTTGATAATTAAATTGTTGGCTTAGGCCTAACAATTAGGTCTATGCATTTGTCAACTTTCATTCTTGAAGTAAACTCCTGATTTTTTGCTTGATATTTTGGTTTGCTATTAACTATTAGCTCTTCTAGTCTCCTTAGTCATTCGTTCCTTCATTGTATTATTCAAGATAACAAATATTGAATGTGCACAAATATCTTTTAAGGTGGAAATGTAAAgaaggttaaattacaaattttgtcCCTATTGGAGAAAGTTAGAATTCATCCAAAACCATAGGGACCAAATTTGTACTTTAACATTTAAAGAATTTGGTTTTAGATGAAATTTGTAGCTGTTGGGGTATAAAAATTGGATCTGGTGCACTGCTAGTAGAAAAAAGGAGAATAAAAGAGGGGAGTTTTGCATAGTATGTTTGTTACAATCCCTTAACATGTTCTTAATGTTTCTAGCATCTTTTACATTGAAGATTTAAATTGTACCCGATAGAGACTAATGTAACCTTTGGCGTAAAGTATCTGCAATCAGACATGGTGACAATTCTTTTGGATTATTACTGCAACAACCTTCTCAGAACACTAGGACCTCCTGATTTTGTATCGCTAAATctaattgtttgttttatcCATTCTAGTCTATCCTCTGAAATCTGGAAATGATACGAGGGTTAAACTTCAAGGTCCGTTGATGATGCTCctttgaatttcaattttgcaTATCCTTGCcatcaaatcttttttttttccttgagtCGAACAAATGAAGGGGTTTGAGCCTTCAACTCCAAGAGAAGAAGTAAATtccttttaacattttcatcagcaatattttaaaaatcaaggGGCTGATTTTTTACTCaagtaaaaagttaaaagagcCAATGGATTCTATCATTGATGATAATTGTGATGTTGAGATTTGAGAACGACCAGGAATCTCTATTCTAGAAGTGACAATAGATGGAGGTGAGTTTTTTGTGTGTTTCTACTCTTTTatatagttattatttttaatgatagaTGATTTTACTTTCTTCTGTCATTATGGATATTCTTCTATATAGGTTGAGGCTTATGGCTTGTATGCCTAACCCCTTTGGAAGGAGATCTTGATGCGAACTTTAGTTTGAAAATGTTGGTCATGGATGGCATCCAATGCTTAGAAGAAACCTCAATGACAGGAAACTTTGGGATCAGCTTCTTGCAGACTTGTGATAGAACCCAAATGTATTGATAGGATTGCTGTTAGGGTAGAATTACAAACATGGCTAGGGAATTGAAGGTATATTAGTAATTAGCTAAGGAAGTTGTCAGGGTGGTTTGTTATAAATAGGGTGCGGGGAAAGGGTAGACAATTGTTTAGTTGGTCGAGGACTTGAGTGATCTCAAGAACGAGAGGGTCCAAGTACCTCGAATGCTTGGAGGGTTATATTGTATttccattatatatatatttcaaaacatttagGTTCTATCAACTTTCTAGAATTCTTGTtaccaaaataaatgattggAGAATATCATTAGTGAAGTAATTAATATTGCATCTCTACGTGGGCGCATTCGAcagtttaattttttctccCTAAATTCCTCGTTTTCTCTCTCAACATTTATTGGACTATTTTGTTTGCAATTTTTATGAGGCAGATATGGATAAGTATCATTGTATATGCATTTCAAAACAGCAAGCATAGGAACTTACTGCTGGAAATGATCTGTAAATTGATTCTACTTTGAAATACTGGCAACTCTGAAGTCCTTTGAGTTGAGTTCATACAACTGTGATTTGGGTTCGAATTTACAAACTAGTTTTTGTGGATCTCTGTAGGCTTAGCTTTCTGGTTATGAAAGTCTACCTAAGGATGTTGAATGTGCCTTTTGAGGTTGACAGATCGTTTCTGATTTTTCAGCATCCTTCTGGGCAGCAGAGTCATTATGGTTTTTTGGGCTAAAAAAGTGATAGGCCCCAAATTACTAGGGTGTATGATCGTAAGCGTTGTGAGGAAGGAGGGAACTGTATGAGGGGTTGTTTTCATGTAGGTGTGGAGCCCAAAGAGTTTATTAGTGCGTGTTGAGGCCTTGAGGGAGAATGGAAATTAATAGGCGAGATTTTGGTAAATTGCCGAATCACATCTTCCTCAcctctatttttcttaaaagaaacagttttggttaaaataccattttgtacCTTGggttttattctattttagcttCTTGACTTTTAACTGACCAAATTTAGCATATGTACTTTTGATAAATCCTAAACTTGTTCATGCTATTAGTTTggtcaactttttttttttataagaaaaacagTCTCATTTGGCTTTCtatctataaattttgggaACATATTCACATTGTGTTTCTCTTGcataaaagttattattattcttatttaaccaatttcaataaaaattatcttCATGTATTTAATTGTTGGAGCTTCTTGTTCAATTGCTCTGGTTGTTCAACCTATGCCTAGATGATGGCCTTCTGTATCGAAGCATCCGTCTTAATTAATGATAGTTGGAGAAATTTTTGGTGTCCTACTAAGTATATTCCCTTGTGCTGGTTTTTATGCCTCGAGTTCTTTTATTCCTCTCTTCTTGTAATTatagttgagttatgttccaacagaaagaaatgaatgatTGTGATTTTTCATCTCATGTTCCAGATGAGTATAGTCCGGTTGTTCTCTGATTATTATTTGGATTGTGGATGGTAAATTTTCTACGTTACTGCTAGTCTATGATCGACCGGGCTTCAGTTTAATTGTGTTTTATGACTGATTCTTTTGTGCCAGTTTTCAGCTTCTTGTACGTAGATGATATCAATGAATGAAGGTGTTATTTTCTACGGCCTTTCGTCATCACGCTTGTTATTTCACAGGTTCCTTCCTCTGTCTCTTTTCTCCTATATTTGATATTAAGGATAATtggtttttcaattttttgctATACGTAGCATAATAGTAATTGATATGTACATTTATACCACAATACGTAGCATACGTAGCATAATAGTAATTGAtaataattagataaataCGTTGCACTGTTACTTTTATACCACAATAATTCAAGGTACAGTGTTGCTAATTATTTGTAATACTCATTGACAGTTATCtgtgataattatttttatgaatctTGTTGTTTCTTGTTATGAATACATAAAAGTCTTAATCAATCTGTCACTTCTGTAATGGGTCCTACATTTTAAGATAAGTATAAACTGAGTTGTTATTGGTCCTaccctactttttttttcttcttatattGCTTTCTCTAGTTTAATGTTCCATTATTAGGAAATTATATAACAGAGATGATCTTAGAGGAAGTGCTTATATTTTAGAGCATactttccttttgttttgtgtaCGTATGGGAAGAATAGtgtagaaaaatagaaaatctgAATGGCTATGCATTTGGATGCATTGAATACcaaatgtatatttatattgaaaaacatGGCCCCTATCTGTCTGTGTATGTCTcacaaaacccaaaagaatacaaaaagaagGTAATAGAGAAGGGAAATGagtgaaaaatgaaagagaggaGATTGTGGGACATGAAGCCATGCTGTGTAGTTTGTTTGGTTGCTCTCATGGCAAACTGAATAGCCAATTGGAGTTGTGACCCTAAAACATCCATGTGCATCTTTGGACCACCTCCTCACCACACTAATCTTTTTTGGTCCCCTAACCCCAccttcctttatttatttattttttatattctttttcttagtAACTCGGTTTCGAGACCCTAATCCTTCTATAACAGTCTAAGTatactactagcagatattgttcgttttagccTGGTATCATCGTTAGCTTCACGGttataaaacgcgtctgttagggagaggttttcacacccttgtaagaaaatgttttgttcttctttccgattgatgtggaatctcacaatccacttctcTTGGGGACCCAAcattcttgttggcacaccgcccggtgtcaaCTCTGTTACCAAGTGTAACAATACAAGCTCACAACTAGCATGTATCGTTTGCTTTAgccattacatatcgccatcaattttgtggttttaaaatgcatcttttagggagaggtttccacacccgtatatcgttctcctctccaaccaatgtgggatctcacaccgcCTCACCTCTTATTAGCCTTTGGAGAGGTTCCACTTGTCTCAAGAGAGAGTACAAACAAtcttacatttaatttatggaTTTGAACGTAGAACCTTGTATCTAGAAAATGGAAACGTCTAATTTCTACTGGTTGGACACTTTTAGTAGGCCCAACCCGAATGGATCAGAGAAGgttgttattttcattgtttttttttttttttaatggaggTGGAATCGAACCACATAAAGAAATTTTAGATCAACTTAGAAATGTCAATGATGCAAGGCAAGGATGGAGACATGGATGCATGTTCCTAATGGACGTGGAACCGATCCATAAAAGAAATCTAGTTCAAGTTAGGGATGACAATGATGCAGCTTACAGGTGAAGACAAGGTTGCATTTCACATACCCATCCTAATAAGGATTGTTAATCTTCGTCCTTGCCTCGTTCCCTGATTTGAGATTTGAGGAATCAAAGTATTAGTTTcgaatcaaatattaattagttaTTAACAAATAGGTTAGAAACACGTCGACGGGCGTTTGTGTCATGCATGTTACATAGTTGATAATCTATGCATCATACATGTTGGTGTTTCGGGTTTGTTTAGAttgaaattaagaaagaaCAACCCTCTTTCGAGTCAATTTTGTGCATGAGAGTTCGTATACTGTAGAGGAGGAGATCAAATTATTGGTGTTTAGAATGATAAGGAGTATCTTATCCACTAAGTATATGCTCGAATCAACCTGATATTGTTTGAttgtctctttctttttatattattttttaatatcgaAAAGTGAGACTCATTTgccaaaaaaaagttaatcTCCTTCCAACTCCGAAGTAAATAGATGAAAGATGACATAGAGGTTAGGACCACTACCAGCTTGCATATGTCAACATCAAACACTCCAAACTTCCAACCTTAACCTAAATTTAACCAAACACAACTAACATTATCTTCAACcttcttcatatatatatattttaaaaaagataaatctATAAACTCGGAATCTGCCCGGACAACTTTGGTCGGATGAGGAGTTTATGTTCGAGAGAGTAACATTTACCTTTTTATTGTAAACGAATCTTTTAGtatacttaattttcaaaaataaaaaataaaaaattaagctcATATTCTATCGCGCTCTAAATTTCTTGGATTTAGATTTCATATTGATCTGTTAGCTGTAACTGTACGAATTTTGTAATGCCTAAGTCAAACACCTCTCCccatcttttttgtttttttttttaataatgatttttcaTTAGAAAATACACATGATATTGAATTgtaaagtaaagaaaaaaaaaccaaacaaaatttcCTATGGTCTCTGTCCAGTCTGTGTGTAAGCTGTCTCCCTTCCACAGCTCTCTCTGACTCCTCCATTAATGCCAAACAAAGAATTCATCTTTCCCTCATTATTTGAACCCCAcgagaaaagaaagcaaaaaaatgGCCAACAAAGTGAAAAAGCTTCCTAATTTTCTCAATAAATCCCCATGGCTATGGCGTTCCTGCTCCCAATCCAGAACCCTCTCTTTTCGCACCTCTAACGACATCTTCAGAACCATCAACTCAGCctaccaagaacaagaacaagaagaagaaaacccagCAGCCGACATGTCGGATGATGATGACCAAATTGAGGCCTTAGTGAGAGGGCTACGGTTAAGGCAGGGGAAGCGGCTGTTTTTGGAGCTGGAAGAGACTAATTCCAtaatggcggcggcggcggcggcggcggccgTGGCTGTGGGCGGAAACAACCAGGTTCCATTCAAGGAGAGTGTGGCAATGGCAATGGATTCAAAGGAGCCATATTTGGACTTCAAGAAGTCAATGGAGGTGATGGTGGAAGCTCATGGATTGAAGGATTGGAAAGGCATGGAAATGCTTTTGAGTTGGTATTTGAAGGCTAATGGAAAGCCTAATCATGACCTCATTATTGGAGCCTTTGTGGATTTATTGGTTGATCTTGCTTTtgcttcctcctcctcttctagttcctcctcctctcttctatactcttcttcttcgtgtTTTTCGTGTTCTACGATATCGTCAAACTCCATTGAAATTATGGACGATATTGTCGAGTCAGAGTGTAGTACTTCTTTCTCAACTCCTGCTACTATTCCTTGTCTATCTTCTTTGTtcgaagaggaggaagaagatttTTAATTAGTCAACTACGTTAATGATATTGATAATTATCCTTTCCGATATAcctactttttattattattatcatctatttaatttctttaatttgatgTAAAATATAACTTTAAGAACTCTTATTCAATTCAACTTAGaggtaaaaatgaaaattttgaaaggggTTTGTTGGGGGCGATCGATCAGGTGCACACACATGTAGAACGGGTAACTGGATAAGCGAGATCGAGCGGTCCACGTGGAAAGAGCCTAAAGATGAACCAATGAGAGGCAATggagttttttaaaaaaggtgGTCATTATCAAAAGACAGAAAGCAATAGAAGTCCAGCGCAGAAATTTGGCAATAAATAAGCATCCTTTTCCTTTAGCCTTACACAGCAGAAGCAGCTGCGGCAGCTGCACCTGCATATTCATCGGCTGTGGGCATGTCTGTGTTTTAAATTTGTCACCACATATGcatcttttccatttttcaaattattccttttttttttcaacaaaaaataaaaaatcatttcatttcaaattcattttctaaattattacagATTTAAATAGTTTAGTCTTATTTTACGAGCATGATGTGACAgataaataacaaaagaaatttattattcGATAAGACCGTATCTGTTAAATGGTTATTTTTTGTAGAGTAGAAATGATAGTAATCGGTGTGTCTTATCTATTAGGctatattcaaatttgttgATGTAcgggattaaaaaaaaaaaccgtacaattttgtgaaattatttattactatgAATGATGTCATTTTAGagttttataaataaaaaaaatggtcaatttatttaaaaagtattgagatatagataaaataaaatgtag includes these proteins:
- the LOC111803305 gene encoding transcription repressor OFP13-like, which produces MANKVKKLPNFLNKSPWLWRSCSQSRTLSFRTSNDIFRTINSAYQEQEQEEENPAADMSDDDDQIEALVRGLRLRQGKRLFLELEETNSIMAAAAAAAAVAVGGNNQVPFKESVAMAMDSKEPYLDFKKSMEVMVEAHGLKDWKGMEMLLSWYLKANGKPNHDLIIGAFVDLLVDLAFASSSSSSSSSSLLYSSSSCFSCSTISSNSIEIMDDIVESECSTSFSTPATIPCLSSLFEEEEEDF